The stretch of DNA GTAGCACCATCCTCTCGGTGGGTTGTATATTGTTATCTTCTGCCATTATTCAATTACTATTGTAGACAAGCAAACAAGTTGTTAGGATTGTATACCCGATCAGTCGAGAACTGTTACCCAGCCGTGTGTGTCGGGTTCGTCTCCCTGCTGTATCGCTCTCAGCTTGTTGTACAGCTTGGTGCTTACAGGACCTGCGTTACCATCTTTAGATATCACATACGACTTGTTTTCGTCCAGATCATCTACTCTTAGTATCGGGCTGATTACGGCAGCTGTACCCACTTGTCCCGCTTCTTCGAATGTCGCCAATTCGTCTTCATGTATCTGACGGCGTTCTACCTTCATTCCCATATCTTCGGCCAGTTGCATCAGGCTCTTGTTGGTGATGGAAGGAAGTATCGAGCTCGAAAGCGGTGTGATATATGTATTGTTTTTTATTCCGAAGAAATTTGCAGGGCCGCATTCGTCAAGATATTTCTTTTCTCTGGCATCGAGATACAAAACGGCAGAATACCCCATTTCGTGTGCTTTGTGTCCTGCTACGAGGCTGGCTGCATAGTTGCCACCTACCTTGATTGTGCCTGTACCCAGCGGTGCAGCACGGTCGTATCCTCGCAGGATGGCAACCGGGGTAGGTTTAAACCCTTCCTTGAAGTATGGGCCTACAGGGGTAACAAATACGAGAAACATGTATTCGGCAGCAGGTTTCACGCCCACCTGTGCACTTGTGCCTATCAGTAGCGGACGGATATATAAAGAAGCTCCGCTTCCGTATGGCGGAACAAATTTTTCGTTCAGTTTTACAGCTTTTAATACTGTTTCTTCAAAAACTTCGACAGGAAGCTCGGCCATCATAATACCATGACATGAAGAAATCATACGCAAAGCATTATCGCGCATTCTGAAAATTCGGATTTTCCCGTCTTTGCCTCTAAACGCTTTGAGTCCTTCAAATGCTTCTTGTCCGTAGTGGAGGCAAGTGGCAGCTATATGAATGTCAATACTCTCAGAAGTAGTTTCGGTTGGTGTACTCCATTTTCCATCTTTGTAATGGCTTCTTACATTATAATCTGTCTTCATGTACCCGAAAGACAAATTAGACCAGTCTATCCCATTCATGTCGATAAAAGTTTAAATCAATACTTTCGATAAATTGTTTATATCACAAAAGTACAATTTTCATCGATATTCAGGCGATGTTTTTTCTTATTAAGTAAATATTTAAGCTCATTTTTCAGATTTTAGGAGTTTCTTCTTTTGGAGATGATATTTAAAATGTATTTTTATTGCCATGCTCACAAGTGAAGAATCTTATGTCAGAATAGAAAAAGATCCTTCATTTATACTTTCAATCGTAATACTTATTTTAATTATGGAATCACTACACAAAATATGGTC from Dysgonomonas mossii encodes:
- a CDS encoding branched-chain amino acid aminotransferase, with the protein product MNGIDWSNLSFGYMKTDYNVRSHYKDGKWSTPTETTSESIDIHIAATCLHYGQEAFEGLKAFRGKDGKIRIFRMRDNALRMISSCHGIMMAELPVEVFEETVLKAVKLNEKFVPPYGSGASLYIRPLLIGTSAQVGVKPAAEYMFLVFVTPVGPYFKEGFKPTPVAILRGYDRAAPLGTGTIKVGGNYAASLVAGHKAHEMGYSAVLYLDAREKKYLDECGPANFFGIKNNTYITPLSSSILPSITNKSLMQLAEDMGMKVERRQIHEDELATFEEAGQVGTAAVISPILRVDDLDENKSYVISKDGNAGPVSTKLYNKLRAIQQGDEPDTHGWVTVLD